The genomic segment AGCCTGCAATTTATGGATTTTAGTGGAAGGAATAAGAGGATAACATAGACACCCAAAAACCCGAAGATGAGAATATGAGGGAACCCTTTGATATAAAATTTGAAGAGGAGACTTATTACCCAAAAGTTTGCTCGGAAGAATATTAAGAAGATATGTTGCCATTTGTAATGCATGATGCCAAAAAGAAGGGGGAAGGGATGCATGAGAGAGAAGAGTACGAGTGATATTATTGATAGACCAAATTTTCCGTTCGGCCTTCCCATTTTGAGGAGAGGTGTGAGGATAAGAGAGACGGAATGACATACCATTTTCCTTACAGAAATCCCAAAAAGGTCCATTGTCAAATTCCCTCCCATTATCACATTGCATAGTTTTAATATTATGTTCAAATTGGGTAACAATATGAGCCCTAAAAATCATAAACTTCTCATAAACCTCTGATTTTTGACCCAAAGGAAATGTCcacaaaaaattagaaaaatcatCCAATAATAACACGTAATATCTATGCCCTGCAGAACTCAGAATAGGTGAAGTCCAAATTTCACAATGAATAATATCAAAAGGTAAAGAAGTACTCGAAGTAGAAGAAGCAAAAGGCAACTTAATATGTTTTCCGAACACACAAGAACGACAAATACTAGAATTAGAGTTTCGATTACAATCACTGCTTTTATTGACCCTAAGAGCATCTAACACAGGAGCACCCGGATGACCCAGTCGATCATGCCAAAGTGAGAAAGAGATGGCTGCAAAGGTTGATGGAGTAGTTTGATTGTGGATAGATTTGAGAGGATATAGGTCACCCTGACTATCACACCTCAGTAGAGGCATCCCCGTCTGAAAATCCTTCACAGAAAAACCGAATGGATCAAATTCAACCGAAACAGAATTATCAGTAGTGAATTTCCTAACAGAAATTAGATTTTTGATTATTTTGGGAGCATGAAGAACATTTTTTAATGACAAGGGAGGATTAGGAGAGGGAAAACATGTATGACCATAGCCACTAATAGGAATTGAATGACCATTTCCAACAATAATACCAGAATTATGATTGCTCAAATTAAAATAAGACGAGAGATTACCATTTGACGAGGTCATATGTGATGTAGCGCCGGTGTCCATATACCAAGTATGATCGGGTGGATTTAGAGTCATGGTGTGCATAGCCGAAGCAATGTCTGTAGGCACATATGAACTAGTCTGACCATTGAAAGAAGGAGCCACAGGAGCAGTGAAAGCCTGATATGCTTGCTGCTGGGGGCGTGGGCCCAACACCCCACGTCCAAAGGTGGCAGTAGGTGGGCGAGCCCATCCTTGGGTAGGCATAGGGCAGGGGGGAGGAGCCCACTGAGACCACCCCCAGTTAGGAAACGGACCCCACCCCTAGAATGGACTCTGTTGCTGTGGCCGTCCTTGCGGGCCAGCCTTGCCGGAACGATCACCATTGCCGCCCTTGTTCTGCTTGCCATTGCCGCGGCTGCCTGAATTTTTTCGGCCATTCTGTTGCTGTTTTCGGCCAGAATGTTGCGGCACCCTCCCCTGTCCCGAATGAGAGGGAACAAAGGAGGAGCCATCGTCCTCATTTGGAGCAACGACCATGGCAGAATCAGACGCCATTGTCGCCTCCTTAGCTAAGCCCGATTCCTCAAGAGTAAGCATGGACCTGGCTTGATTAAAAGGAGGGAGGGGATCACTTTGTCGGATCATTGTACCCACACCACGGTACGGAGTAGTGAGACCAGAGACAAGTTGAAGCACCAAACGACTCTCAGACACCGGAGCCCCGACGTTCTTCAATTGATCGCCCAAGGACTTTAGCCGTTGACAGTATGCCGATACATTGGGGTAATTTTCCATCTTGGTGGTTGAAAAATGTTGCTCAAGAGTGACCGCACGGGAATGCTTATTGTCTTGGAAAATGTCACGCAAACGGTTCCAAGCCTCCATTGCCGTAGCATCGGGTTCAAGGATGGTGTGTAGAAGGTCATTAGATATCGTGGCATAAATCCACGACAAGACCGTGGCATCAAGAGTAGCCCACATGTCGACATCTTCCTCCTCGACCGTGGCCTTCGCTTTGTCTTCTGGAGGAGGTATGATGTGATGGAGAACCTTGTTCGAATGTGCATAAACCTTGAACAACTCCGCCCATGTTGAGTATTGCACGTTTTCCATCTCGAGAATAATAGGAACATGATTCCTAACGTTGGAGACAGTAAGAGCTGGGTGAAAATTTCTAGATTGAGACATCGTTTCCGGAGAAAGACAAACGACagggaagaaagaaaagaaggagaagagggGCGGAAATCACAGCTAGGGTGCAGCAGAAAGAGATCGAGAATAAAAACCCTATACTACTGATACCATGAAAGAATGTTTTGGTTGCCTTTCTCATTATCAATCGTCAGAATATATACACAAGATTGTAGCATAATCCTAGGCTACATAACAGGAAACTAATAATATACATTGACTGATTTTAGGCTAGAGAATAGGAGGCTAATTATACGGCTAACAATATACATTGactttacaaaatatttactatATTTAACAGTATGTTTGGGTATTTATTTTGGTTGATTTTTGTACTGCACATTAATTTTGGTCGGTTGGTTTTGTGATTTAAGTTGACTTAtgtgttgaattttttttactaCTCTAATGATGTGGTAAATGTAATGGGCACGACACCTTTATTGAAAAACCATTAGTTTGTTTGACTATAAAGATAGACTTATAATTGTCTTGCGTAAAAGGAAATTGCGACTGCTGAAATGACTTATTATTGAATAGCCATAATTTTTTTTCGATTTTGGCCAAATTACATGAATCATTCTTGTTTTTAAACTTAATAAAACTGGAATTTGAGTTTATCAATAATTTTTATCTTGTGGTACTCTGACAAGAAAAATTATATGATTGTTTTTGTCATTTAACTAGCTATATGAAAAATTCACATTGTTAATGTTTATatgacttttttaaaaaaaaatttaaatatatattttttggattCTCATACAAATGTATAATCTTTCCCATGTTTTCAACATTATCATTTTCCATGCTTAGTAATTGGGTAATTTGGGTGTTGTTTTGGATAACCGTATGTACCAACTTAGTAGCTAAATaacacttttattctttttaaacatTGCCCCTTTCTCTTTTATATTAGTACCAATCCTAAGGAGTTCTTTTCCATACATGTATGTATCAATTTAGTTGATAAATGCGATATTATTTGCTTGTAAGTTATTACAGTTTCCAAAAATTTGTTGTTTATTAATGTATTGATTATTTTTTGACACTTTATGTGTATCAAGTTACAAGATAAATACTCAATAGTATCTAAATCTATAATtgtttttgaatgtttatttatATGATAGTATCTAAATGTGACATGTTGCTTTCAGAGTTCCAGTTCTGGATACATATTAGTAGCTACTTGGGAGTAGTTAAATGTATGTATTATGATAACCTCATATATGTTGTAGTAACTTAATGGGTCATTTTTCTTTTAAAGGTTTCAATTCTCAATACTTAGTGCTACCGTAACATGTCATTCaaaatgattttatatactttatAGTAGTTAATATTACTTGTGTGTTTGTTATCGCATACCAATTAGTATTATCTTATGTGGCACATTTTAGTAATAGTAGTAATCACTTTTTTTTACATCATTTTTCATTTTCAGATATGGGACTTATATTTCAAACccgaggatagaattggtggtaaaatatatttttgggggaaaattaatattattaatgagattaagaaaaaaatataaaataatcaaTGGAATATGTTGATGCCTACCTGTTTTGGGCAATTATTGGATCTTAACTCTTACAACATGCAAGCTCAGGTAATTCATCGTGCTTTGATGAGGGAACTTTATCAAACCAATGATGATGAGATGTGGTTTGATTTTGTAGGCAAGAGAGTTAGATTTGGATTAGGCGAGTTTGCCATAATAACTGGTTTGAAATGCTACGGTGATTATAGTCTAGAAAGATTTAACGTCAGCAATAAATTTGTTGATAAATGTTTCAGCAATCAAAATGTATGTCGAGCAGTTATACAAACACGATTTGGGTCAATAAAATTTGTAGATGATGATATTTTTGCTGTTAAGTTGGCTGCTCTGTATTTCTTGTCTAACTATTTGATGTCTAAACATGGTGGTAAACTTGTTGATGACAATATCTTGAATCTAGTGGGTTCTGATGAGTTTGAAACATTTCCATGGGGTAAGCTAGTGTTCGATCTAACGTTGAAAGAGTTGCAAGCGAGTTTTAAGGGCATGCAGAAAAAGAAAGTTGGAGAAAAAGAGAAATCAGTGATTAGGGTTGCTGGTAACCCTACTTGCCCATCTTCAAAACATACAAGTTGGGTGGGTTCCCATTAGCATTCCAGTGTTGGGTGTATGAGACGATAACCAATCTCAAGGATGAAGGATTGTGTTTTTATGACGAATGGAGTAGCACATCAAAGCTTGAATATAGTATGCTATAAAAGAAAGTATTTGTTTCGTCTGTGGTAAGTTTACTATTTCTTAGATTTTTAACACTTTAGATACTTTTTTTGTATCTATTGTATAAGCTCTTATAAGTGCGTTCCTTATTTTTTTAGCTTCAGATAAATCACATTATCCCTTCAGAAGAAGAGGCTATGTTGTTaaacataaaaaatttcaatgtTTTGTCAATGTCGGATTCAGAAATGAATGATGACTTTCAACCATTGCATGTGAAGGGGAAAATGACTCATGTCGGGGAATGCTCGTCTATGCCACCACCAATATCGATTGACAAGTACAGACCTCAATTTACTGATTTGATTGATCGCATCAGGGGTGTTCTTATTAAGCAAGACCAATTAGATCTAAAAATCGACAAGTACAAATCACATATTGATGTGAGGTTTGATGTGTTGGAGAATATCATGAAGAATAATGATGCTAAGATGGATGTTTTTGTCGAAGCATTGAAGGAAATTAAGCAATATACGGTACATATTAAGGTTTGAtgtttttgtgcatttttaattttgtttgataGTTTAACAATAATTGATGTATATTTTCCAATTCCAGTTCCATGATCAAATTGAAATGATTATTAGCGTTCAACTTGAAAAAGAAGACAATAAGGTAGCTTTTGATGtaattttgttatatgttgtacTTATATTTGTGTCTATATTgtattcatatttatatttcagCTAGCTGAAGTTTTTGATGTTAATATTGGTGTTCACCAGGAAAAACAAATATAAGTCAGTAAGGTATCTTCTTTGTTAAATATTTTTCATATTAAACTCATTTATTTgattttagatattgatttttagtATATTGTGAACACAATGGTTAGCCACTAATATGCTTTTTTTTGCTTGTCATTTCAGATTGATGGAGAAATTGAAATTAATGCTAAGTTACAAAATCAGAAAGAAGAGAATAAGgtatttttctgtttttttttcggGTGGGGGGAGCTTAGAGGTCATGTTTTATTATATGAGTTATAGTGAGTGGATACTGAATGGTAGCTGACCAAATAGGTTGGTGAGCAAGCTAACGTTATTCAAGATTAGGGCAAGGAAGAATTTAAGGTATAAATTGAATAAGTGTGTTTTTTAACAATGTATTGTTATGGTTCTATATTTGGAATTTAGAGTTTTTTTTTGTGATCATCATATTAACCATTTTTCTTTGAATATTTGCAAATTGAGTATAATGATCTCCCAAGTTTTGATATAATGAGTCAGAACATTGTGGATCTTGAATTTATGCATAACAATGATATTGTTCACACCCCatcaattcaaaataaaaaagttGGTCAATCATATACCAAAAACCACGAGGACCACAACCAGATCATAAGGATGATGGTTGCAGTGATGACAAGGTAAGCCTtttcattatatatatttttacatgttttgtaCATACTAACACGTTTGAAATATGAGTTTGCATTGTTGATGTATTTCAATGATATGGTATGGATGGTAAAAGTGCGTACAAGGATGCCATAGTTAACTCTAATGATaatcttgaagaaaaaaaagacaATATTGTTGCTGATAAGTCAATTCAAAATGAAGCTGCTGATGTTGTAAGTGGGCATGATGATGACGATGATGTTGGATTTGTCAAGGCACTTGGTGAAACAGCTGATGAAGTCATTAAGCGTTATGCAGATAAGAGAAAAGAGGTTCGCTTTAAAAAATTCTATTcaatatttgttttttttcttgtTATTTTCAATCATATAATGTAATAGCgatataatgtttttttttactgATTAATAGTTTTTTGTAATAGGAATACTCCAATCTAGCTGTTAATGAGGCTGGATTGGTTTCTCGTAAGCGTAGTGCCAAGACAGGAGTTCATACTCAAGATCCATTTACATCTGAGTTTGGTTTTGCCAAGAAGACTACTTTGTCCAAGTCCAATCCAGCAATTAAAACTATCAAGGGATTGTATCCTTTTTCTTCTGACTTGGAGCATACTCATTTTTCTTAGCAATTGGCTTTTGACCAATGGTATTGTTTTGGATATAGAGAAAATAATAGGTAGTGCCAAACAACATTATTAATTTACATAAttatttgaatgattatttttaaatataatttttgatGAACGCAGGAATAAGTTGTTTCTAGATGAGAAAATAAAGCCTCCTCTCCATTTCAGTGTTGGTGAGGTGGATAACAAACAATGGTTTTATGATTTGTTGACTCTATGAAGAAATCTCGATATAATGGTTAGAGATTTTGATTTTTGCAtacttttcataattttttttcttgatactaattagtatattaattaatatgcAGCATATAAATATCGCATTTCACTACCTGAGGAAGCAAATTAGATACGACGAGAGTATTAGTATTTCAGCAACAACAACAGATTCTTTTTTTAGTCAGCGGATTAActcattatataaaaaatatgtgaaTTATGGAAATAATGCAACATAAATACGGTACAATAATGCAATAAGTGAGTACATTGATGGGTTGCACTTGCATTGTAATGTTCGATGGAATGCAGTTGATTTTATTTTGATGCATGTGCTCATTGAGGATTTGCCACATTGGGTTTTATGTATATTTAATATTCATAAGCGATCTTGAGGTGTACCACTGTATAGTGTGAACAAATGCATCTATGAGGAAAGTATCGAAAGCAATGAGACCCTATGCAATGTTGTTGCCTATATTACTTGTTAGGATTCAATGTTTTACGAGTATAATGAATATTTTGCCAAATGCTTATGAGTTTGCTAACAAGAAAGGAACAGATCCTCTTGAAGTTTTTGTGGTGCCTGACCTTCCAGAAAAAACGGATAGGTATTTAATTGTATTCATTCAttggtttaatttttaaaatttatttttttaaaatataacctgatttttttttgtttcaataGTGACTGGGATTTTTATCATCAAATTCGCTGAGTTGTTTTTTGCGTGGTGAAATTAAAAAGTTGCCTAATCCGATGCCGGTGGATATGTTTCGAAATAAAATTTGTGTTGAGTTGTATGTCTATGCAAAAAAGAAACAAGTTGAATACTACCTTTCTGAATCTGAATTTCCTGGCAGATATGAGAGATCAAGGGTTGTTGATAATAAAATAACTATTCATATTTGAAGGCTACCTTTCTGAATATGAATTTCCGGGCAGATATGAGAGATAAGGGCTATTGACAATAAAATAGCTATTcgtatttaaatatattttattttatattcgaTGTTCTTTGATACATTGACAGAAATTCTATTCATTGGTTTTCATTAATCGGTTTTAATTCTATTTAGTAGTGATTTTAATTATTCTAGTTTAATTATAGTTAGTAGTATAACATTTCGTGAAGCATTTTTTATTAGGTATCTTATTGTAGCcatgtgttatattatatataattcttAGTTATATTCATATATTATGCACTTTTGTggtcatatataatattattaattattcaagGGAATAATTACATGCATCATTCAGAGTAGATACTACGTGgtaatagattttaaaagtatCCAATATTATGTGGGGGAATAAACATGCAATTACTCACCTTATGAATAAAACAACATGCTACTAAGACAAGCCTCTCAACTtgtaatttttgtatatatatatttacactactacaaaattgacatgggacgatAGTTTTAAACCGTCGTATGAACTCTCATACGTCGGTTCTAATACCGTCGtcccatgcaatgtcatgccatgtaaagcATAAAACGACAGTTGAAATAAAAGTGTCATCTCCTGTCGTACATGAGATGATGGGTCCTATACAAATGTTGTCTCTTGTGGTACATGAGACGACAATTTCTGTGCAAGCGTCATCTACTGTAATAAATGAGATGACAGTTCGTACTAAAGCGTCATCTTCCTGcagtacatgagatgacaatttatgtgcaagcatcgTCCCCTGCAATACATAAGACGACAAGTTCATGGAGACCGACGTCTCATGtagaatatgagaattttttcatttctctattttcaaccactatattcattcataatttcctgtGTAATTATAACATAGTTCAAACATAATCAATAGGCagacaaaatcaatagaacatgTTCCAAATCTAAAATTACAATATCAAAATATACACTTGGAATAACTATGTAAGTACTAACTAAATACtacaattagtatattttttaattctgatttcaaaagttactctaACTATGACTCATCCGCTCAAGAAGCTTGGCTGCCCATTCATTTCGAGTTTCATTAATTTCACCAAGTGTATATGTATTATTTCCAccacactacaaaacacaaaataaaaactaagtCAGAAATTAAATCCAATAGAATTGTAGTTCAATACTAATAAATACACTTAcattactagttagccatcgcatTTGTGTCTCATTCAATCAATAGTCCTTCATCATCCTTATGATATAAAAGCCGCATTCTACTGACGATGTTTGACGAGGGCAATTGACTATTTTATacttgtaatttttttcattCCTTCCTGTCTTTCGCTTAATGTGTGAAGAGACACTATATATACATCAATATGAAgagcatattaattttttatttccatatcAAATAACCATATTATATTCTAAAATGAGTTTCAAATGTATTACTTGTTCATAAGGTTCTTCAAATCATTTGGAGGAGATTTTCTAAGTGGATCAAGATAGTAACATGTATGGTCATCTGGATCAATGATCACTAACATCCAGTGACGTCTGCATTTAAACAaagttattaaaataaacatcataaggtataagtaaaattaatattaaatgaaaaatttactTACAAGAAATGATATGGCATTAACCAAGTTTGACCCATTACTGTGTTATTGATACACTCTGAGATAATTTTAGCCCGAT from the Humulus lupulus chromosome X, drHumLupu1.1, whole genome shotgun sequence genome contains:
- the LOC133806282 gene encoding uncharacterized protein LOC133806282 translates to MSQSRNFHPALTVSNVRNHVPIILEMENVQYSTWAELFKVYAHSNKVLHHIIPPPEDKAKATVEEEDVDMWATLDATVLSWIYATISNDLLHTILEPDATAMEAWNRLRDIFQDNKHSRAVTLEQHFSTTKMENYPNVSAYCQRLKSLGDQLKNVGAPVSESRLVLQLVSGLTTPYRGVGTMIRQSDPLPPFNQARSMLTLEESGLAKEATMASDSAMVVAPNEDDGSSFVPSHSGQGRVPQHSGRKQQQNGRKNSGSRGNGKQNKGGNGDRSGKAGPQGRPQQQSPF